In Trichomycterus rosablanca isolate fTriRos1 chromosome 4, fTriRos1.hap1, whole genome shotgun sequence, one DNA window encodes the following:
- the trip6 gene encoding lipoma-preferred partner homolog isoform X2, translating into MSGPDWLPQRTLGTPERAATTMSHSGPAFYKPTKKGLPDQKPRYGVYDQNRAAGGNSVPTRYMATGPSGGSMHHQYQDDYSGLSSYHPLSPKGEQYYPPGHGPKDDHLFWSPHVTSLDHHARGSENHLSSIDAEIDSLTCMLADLDSHPQNSSTQLYDNVPYNKPLHYNKPSGQTAAPSQPRPSMGYPPHPQSQYHSSFSYATSQKPDYTYPSPSSSAHKPYPQPVPASYTTASTPSGPRFTVQVKTAMPVTYSQSGHQAEQAYTPPPPRQQATRPDRPHYSEIQGQGQSWYAPPPLPAQEAHGDPSAYKGGSSGAQTQSRVQGPPGKKAQDQGSTYQTNKVAVPRPEEELDRLTKKLVYDMNHPPTEEYFGRCARCGDNVLGDGSGCIAMEQVFHVECFTCITCHAQLRGKPFYALDKKSYCESCYISTLERCSKCSNPILDRILRAMGKAYHPRCFNCVVCGCCLDGVPFTVDATSQIHCIEDFHRLM; encoded by the exons ATGTCAGGCCCTGACTGGCTGCCTCAGAGAACCCTGGGTACTCCTGAGAGAGCTGCAACAACAATGTCACACTCTGGACCGGCCTTTTACAAACCAACCAAGAAGGGTCTACCTGACCAGAAGCCCAGATACGGTGTATATGATCAAAATAGAGCAGCAGGTGGAAACAGTGTACCAACAAGGTACATGGCCACTGGACCTTCAG GTGGAAGCATGCACCACCAGTACCAGGATGACTATTCAGGGCTGTCGTCTTACCACCCCCTTTCCCCAAAAGGAGAGCAATACTACCCCCCAGGGCACGGGCCCAAAGATGATCATCTATTTTGGAGCCCACACGTGACCAGCTTAGATCACCAT GCTCGGGGCTCTGAGAACCACCTCTCTAGTATTGATGCGGAGATTGATTCTCTCACATGCATGTTGGCTGACCTGGATAGCCATCCTCAGAACTCAAGCACACAG CTGTACGACAATGTGCCTTACAACAAACCTCTACATTACAATAAACCATCTGGCCAGACAGCTGCTCCCTCTCAGCCCAGACCCTCAATGGGTTACCCTCCTCATCCTCAAAGTCAGTACCATTCATCCTTTTCATATGCCACCAGCCAAAAACCTGACTACACATACCCCTCTCCATCTTCCTCTGCCCACAAACCATACCCCCAACCAGTGCCGGCCTCCTACACCACTGCCTCAACCCCTAGCGGGCCACGTTTCACCGTGCAGGTCAAAACTGCCATGCCTGTCACTTATTCACAAAGTGGACATCAAGCAGAACAGGCCTACACCCCACCCCCACCTCGCCAGCAAGCTACTCGCCCAGACAGGCCACATTACTCTGAGATTCAAGGCCAAGGTCAAAGCTGGTACGCACCCCCTCCACTTCCAGCCCAGGAGGCTCATGGCGATCCATCAGCATATAAGGGAGGCTCAAGTGGAGCTCAAACACAATCCAGAGTTCAGGGACCTCCAGGAAAGAAAGCACAAGACCAGGGGTCGACTTACCAGACTAATAAG GTTGCTGTGCCAAGACCAGAAGAGGAGTTGGATCGACTGACTAAGAAATTGGTGTATGACATGAATCATCCCCCCACTGAGGAGTACTTTG GGCGCTGTGCGAGGTGTGGAGACAATGTGCTAGGCGATGGAAGTGGCTGTATTGCTATGGAGCAGGTGTTCCATGTGGAGTGTTTTACATGTATTACATGTCATGCTCAACTCAGAGGCAAGCCTTTCTATGCACTGGACAAAAAGAGCTACTGTGAGAGCTGCTATATT AGTACTCTGGAGCGCTGCTCAAAGTGTTCAAACCCTATCCTGGATCGAATCTTGCGAGCAATGGGAAAGGCATATCATCCCCGCTGCTTTAACTGTGTGGTCTGCGGCTGCTGCCTAGATGGTGTTCCATTCACAGTGGATGCCACCTCACAGATCCACTGCATTGAGGATTTCCACAGGTTAATGTAA
- the trip6 gene encoding thyroid receptor-interacting protein 6 isoform X1, with protein MSGPDWLPQRTLGTPERAATTMSHSGPAFYKPTKKGLPDQKPRYGVYDQNRAAGGNSVPTRYMATGPSGGSMHHQYQDDYSGLSSYHPLSPKGEQYYPPGHGPKDDHLFWSPHVTSLDHHARGSENHLSSIDAEIDSLTCMLADLDSHPQNSSTQLYDNVPYNKPLHYNKPSGQTAAPSQPRPSMGYPPHPQSQYHSSFSYATSQKPDYTYPSPSSSAHKPYPQPVPASYTTASTPSGPRFTVQVKTAMPVTYSQSGHQAEQAYTPPPPRQQATRPDRPHYSEIQGQGQSWYAPPPLPAQEAHGDPSAYKGGSSGAQTQSRVQGPPGKKAQDQGSTYQTNKVAVPRPEEELDRLTKKLVYDMNHPPTEEYFGRCARCGDNVLGDGSGCIAMEQVFHVECFTCITCHAQLRGKPFYALDKKSYCESCYISTLERCSKCSNPILDRILRAMGKAYHPRCFNCVVCGCCLDGVPFTVDATSQIHCIEDFHRKFAPRCSVCGKPIMPEPGQEETVRIVALDRSFHVNCYVCEECGLLLSSEGEGRGCYPLDGHILCKSCSARRIQDLSAKISTDC; from the exons ATGTCAGGCCCTGACTGGCTGCCTCAGAGAACCCTGGGTACTCCTGAGAGAGCTGCAACAACAATGTCACACTCTGGACCGGCCTTTTACAAACCAACCAAGAAGGGTCTACCTGACCAGAAGCCCAGATACGGTGTATATGATCAAAATAGAGCAGCAGGTGGAAACAGTGTACCAACAAGGTACATGGCCACTGGACCTTCAG GTGGAAGCATGCACCACCAGTACCAGGATGACTATTCAGGGCTGTCGTCTTACCACCCCCTTTCCCCAAAAGGAGAGCAATACTACCCCCCAGGGCACGGGCCCAAAGATGATCATCTATTTTGGAGCCCACACGTGACCAGCTTAGATCACCAT GCTCGGGGCTCTGAGAACCACCTCTCTAGTATTGATGCGGAGATTGATTCTCTCACATGCATGTTGGCTGACCTGGATAGCCATCCTCAGAACTCAAGCACACAG CTGTACGACAATGTGCCTTACAACAAACCTCTACATTACAATAAACCATCTGGCCAGACAGCTGCTCCCTCTCAGCCCAGACCCTCAATGGGTTACCCTCCTCATCCTCAAAGTCAGTACCATTCATCCTTTTCATATGCCACCAGCCAAAAACCTGACTACACATACCCCTCTCCATCTTCCTCTGCCCACAAACCATACCCCCAACCAGTGCCGGCCTCCTACACCACTGCCTCAACCCCTAGCGGGCCACGTTTCACCGTGCAGGTCAAAACTGCCATGCCTGTCACTTATTCACAAAGTGGACATCAAGCAGAACAGGCCTACACCCCACCCCCACCTCGCCAGCAAGCTACTCGCCCAGACAGGCCACATTACTCTGAGATTCAAGGCCAAGGTCAAAGCTGGTACGCACCCCCTCCACTTCCAGCCCAGGAGGCTCATGGCGATCCATCAGCATATAAGGGAGGCTCAAGTGGAGCTCAAACACAATCCAGAGTTCAGGGACCTCCAGGAAAGAAAGCACAAGACCAGGGGTCGACTTACCAGACTAATAAG GTTGCTGTGCCAAGACCAGAAGAGGAGTTGGATCGACTGACTAAGAAATTGGTGTATGACATGAATCATCCCCCCACTGAGGAGTACTTTG GGCGCTGTGCGAGGTGTGGAGACAATGTGCTAGGCGATGGAAGTGGCTGTATTGCTATGGAGCAGGTGTTCCATGTGGAGTGTTTTACATGTATTACATGTCATGCTCAACTCAGAGGCAAGCCTTTCTATGCACTGGACAAAAAGAGCTACTGTGAGAGCTGCTATATT AGTACTCTGGAGCGCTGCTCAAAGTGTTCAAACCCTATCCTGGATCGAATCTTGCGAGCAATGGGAAAGGCATATCATCCCCGCTGCTTTAACTGTGTGGTCTGCGGCTGCTGCCTAGATGGTGTTCCATTCACAGTGGATGCCACCTCACAGATCCACTGCATTGAGGATTTCCACAG GAAGTTTGCACCACGATGCTCTGTATGTGGTAAACCCATAATGCCTGAGCCTGGTCAGGAGGAAACTGTACGGATTGTGGCTCTGGATCGCAGTTTTCACGTCAACTGCTACGTTTGTGAG GAGTGCGGTTTGCTCCTCTCATCTGAAGGAGAGGGAAGGGGATGTTACCCTTTGGACGGCCATATTCTGTGCAAAAGCTGCAGTGCCCGAAGAATCCAAGATCTCTCTGCCAAAATCTCCACTGACTGCTAA